Genomic window (Enterobacteriaceae bacterium 4M9):
AATGACGGTCAGCGCTTTTCATTTTCAAACCTTAAACCCGGATACCATTCTTGATGCGCTGTTTGAGCAGGGCATTCGTGTGGATTCTGGTTTGACGGCGCTTAACAGCTACGAAAATCGTGTCTACCAGTTTATGGACGAAGCACGCCAGCGCTATGTGGTGAAATTTTATCGCCCAGGGCGCTGGGATGCGCAGCAGATTGAAGAAGAACATCAGTTTGCGCAGGAGTTGTTTGCTGATGAAGTGCCGCTTGCCGTCCCGCTTACCCTCAATGGCAAAACCTTGTTTGAGCACCAGGGGTTCCTGTTCGCGCTGTTCCCAAGCCTGGGTGGCCGTCAGTATGAGACGGATAGCCTTGATCAGATGGAATGGGTAGGCCGTTATCTGGGGCGCATCCATCAAACTGGCCGCCGACGCCTTTTCCAGCATCGCCCAACTATCGGGCTTGAGGAATATCTGCTGGAGCCGCGCGCACTGTTAGAACACGCCACACTCATCCCTTCGGCGCTGAAGCCATCATTTTTAACATCTCTGGACGCGCTTATTGCCGCGGTAACTCCCCGTTGGGATGAGAATATCGTTACGCTGCGGCTGCACGGTGATTGCCATCCAGGCAATATTCTGTGGCGCGACGGTCCGCTGTTTGTCGACCTTGATGATGCTCGCAATGGTCCTGCCGTGCAGGATCTCTGGATGCTGCTCAACGGCGACAGAGCGGAGCAGCGTATTCAGCTCGAAACAATTATTGAAGCCTATGAAGAGTTCTCAACGTTTGACGTTGCGGAGCTTGCGTATATTGAACCCCTGCGAGCTATGCGTATGGTCTGGTATCTTGCCTGGATTGTGCGGCGCTGGGACGATCCGGCCTTTCCGGGAAGCTTCCCCTGGATACAGGATGAAGATTTCTGGCGAAGACAAACTGCCACCTTTAATGAGCAGGTAAAGGTTCTTAATGAACCACCATTGCAACTTATACCGATGTATTAAAGAGAAGTTCAGGAGAGAAAGTAAGATGAAAAAGATTTGGTTGGCACTGGCGGGTATGATTCTGGCGTTCAGCGCCTCCGCCGCACAGTTCACCGACGGCAAGCAATACATCACTCTGGCAAAGCCGGTGCAGGGTGAGCCGCAGGTTCTGGAGTTCTTCTCATTCTACTGCCCGCACTGCTACCAGTTTGAGCATGTGCTGAATGTTTCTGGCAACGTGAAGAAAAAGCTGCCGGAAGGCGTCAAAATGACCAAGTACCACGTTGAGTTCCTGGGGCCGCTGGGTAAACAGCTGACTCAGGCGTGGGCGGTGGCCATGGCGCTGGGCGTGGAAGATAAAATCAGTGGGCCGATGTTTGATGGCATCCAGAAAACTCAGACGGTGAACAACGAAGCGGATGTTCGCAAAGTCTTCATCGACGCAGGCGTGAAGGGCGAAGAGTATGATGCGGCCTGGAATAGCTTTGTGGTGAAATCACTGGTTGCCCAGCAGGAAAAAGCCGCGGCCGACTTGCAGCTGCAGGGCGTTCCGGCAATGTTTGTTGATGGTAAATACCAGCTGAACCCGCAGGGTATGGACACCAACAACATGGATGCTTTTGTTCAGGAATATGCCAATACGGTGAAATTCCTGGTCGGTAAGAAGTAATCCTGCCTGTCAGAAGTAAGAAAGCCGGTCACTGACCGGCTTTTTTGTATTCTTCCTTTATGGCTTCAAGCCTGTCATCCTTTTCAGCCCACAGCGTGTTCAGCCACTGCTGAAAGCGGCGCTTAAAATTCTTATCGTTAGCGTAATCACCGTGTAGCTCGTCAGTAATGGGCACCAGATTCACGCGCACCACAATGCGCGTCAGGCGGCCGCACAGCATGTCGTAGAAAGGATTGTGTGTGTTTTGCGGGTAACACAGAGTCACATCCAGCAGCTTATCAAACTGGCTGCCCAGCACGTTGAGCGCCATGGCGATACCTGCAGCTTTGGGAGCAAGAAGATGGCGAAACGGTGAGCGTGTTTGCTGGCGTTTTTCTTGCGTGAACCTGGAGCCTTCAACGAAGTTAACGATAGTTGTCGGCCAGATGCGAAACTTTTCACAGGACTTGCGGGTTGTTTCCACATCCCTACCGCGTTTTTCCGGGTGACGAATCAGGTAGCTGCGTGAATAGCGCTTCATAAAAGGCATATCAAGCGCCCAGCAGGCTAGTCCCATGAATGGCACCCACGCAAGCTGCTGTTTCAGGAAGTATTTATTAACCGGGATATGTTTACGCAACAGCACGCAAAGAATAACGATATCGGCCCAGCTTCTGTGGTTACAGATAAGCAGATACCAGTTTTTTTGACTGAGACCTTCCAGGCCTTCCACATCCCATTTTATCTGTGGGTTCAGGCGTAGCAGCAGTGCCAGTCCTTCACACCAGCAATACATCATGAAATTGCAAAAGCGAGAAATCACACGCCAGATAGCGGGTACAGGCAGCAAAAGTTTTAACAAACCTGCCAGAATAATGGGAACTGAGCAGGCGACCGTCACCAGAATAGCAAGCGGAATGCTCAGAAATAATGTAAGCGTGGCGAGTAATCTCGACATAATGTTTCTTTTCAGATAATTAGCAAAAGCTAGCGTACGGGCGATTGAGTTAACAGGGCGCAGAGCTTAACAGAAAATGGTGCGCGATGATGACACTTAACGTCATTGGCTTTAAAATGCTGGCCCCTGGTACCGTTATTAATCAGCTCCGGTAACATAAGGACTTTTTATATCCACATTAATGTGAGATTTTCCCTGGAATATTTTCTCTCATAGCGTTTAGCTAACTAAATGAATTATATGAAATAATTTATCATACATTCTTTCATTCCAGAAAGAGATCCCGATCACTCGTAATTTTGTACACAAAGTTATCCACAGCAATATATCTGTTACGATCCCTTACGATCGGAATATCTTTCGCAGTTTCCCGGCAGAGCATTTCCTGTTTTAAGCCCGCCTGTGGCATCCTTTAGCCACAGACTGACAACCCAGGCACGGAACATTATGGCCCAGATCGCAGAAAACCCGCTTATCCTTGTTGATGGCTCCTCCTATCTTTATCGGGCGTATCACGCCTTTCCTCCGCTGACTAACAGCGCCGGTGAGCCGACAGGAGCGATGTATGGCGTGCTCAATATGCTGCGCAGCCTGCTGCTGCAGTACCAGCCAAGCCACGCCGCCGTGGTGTTTGATGCAAAAGGCAAAACGTTCCGCGACGAGCTGTTTGAAAGCTATAAGTCGCACCGTCCACCCATGCCGGACGATCTGCGCGCGCAGATTGAACCGCTGCACCAGATGGTCAAGGCAATGGGGCTACCGCTGCTTGCGGTCTCAGGTGTTGAGGCCGATGACGTCATCGGTACGCTGGCGCAGGAAGCCGAGCGTGCCGGGCGTCACGTGCTTATCAGCACCGGCGATAAAGACATGGCGCAGCTGGTGACGCCAGCGGTGACGCTCATTAACACCATGAATAACACCATTCTGGGGCCAGAAGAGGTCGTCAGCAAATTCGGCGTACCGCCGGAGCTTATTATCGATTTCCTGGCGTTGATGGGGGATTCTTCAGATAACATTCCAGGCGTACCTGGCGTGGGTGAGAAGACGGCGCAGGCGCTGTTGCAGGGATTAGGTGGTCTGGATGTGCTTTACGCGCAGCCTGAAAAAATCGCCGAGTTGAGCTTCCGTGGTGCTAAAACCATGGCCGCGAAACTGCAGCAGAACGAAGATATGGCCCGGCTTTCCTTCAAGCTTGCCACCATCAAAACCGACGTTGAGCTGGAGCTGACGTGCGAGCAACTGGAAGTGCAGCCGCCGCAGGCAAACGAGTTGCTGGACATGTTCCGCCGCTATGATTTCAAACGCTGGACGGCGGATGTTGAAGCGGGCACCTGGCTTCAGGCCAAAGGCACCAAAGCGGCAGCAGCGACAAAACCGGCTATTAACGTTGAGGCCAATGCCGCAGAAGAGCTCACCAGCGCGCTCTCTTATGAACATTACGTCACCATTCTGGACGAGGAGACGCTCAAGTCCTGGATTGAGCGCCTGAAAAAAGCGCCGGTTATCGCGTTTGATACCGAAACCGACAGGCTTGATAACCATACGGCGAACCTGGTAGGTCTCTCTTTTGCCATTGAAGCTGGTCACGCGGCGTATGTGCCGGTTGGGCACGATTATCTCGACGCACCGGATCAGCTGGAGCTTAACACCGTACTGGCGCTGCTTAAGCCGCTGCTGGAAGACGAGAGCGTGCGCAAAGTGGGTCAGAACCTGAAATACGATCGCGGCATTCTTGATAACTACGGTATTGAGCTGCGCGGTATTGCGTTTGATACCATGCTCGAATCCTACATTCTCAACAGCGTAGCGGGCCGTCACGACATGGATAGCCTTGCCAGCCGCT
Coding sequences:
- a CDS encoding serine/threonine protein kinase, which produces MTVSAFHFQTLNPDTILDALFEQGIRVDSGLTALNSYENRVYQFMDEARQRYVVKFYRPGRWDAQQIEEEHQFAQELFADEVPLAVPLTLNGKTLFEHQGFLFALFPSLGGRQYETDSLDQMEWVGRYLGRIHQTGRRRLFQHRPTIGLEEYLLEPRALLEHATLIPSALKPSFLTSLDALIAAVTPRWDENIVTLRLHGDCHPGNILWRDGPLFVDLDDARNGPAVQDLWMLLNGDRAEQRIQLETIIEAYEEFSTFDVAELAYIEPLRAMRMVWYLAWIVRRWDDPAFPGSFPWIQDEDFWRRQTATFNEQVKVLNEPPLQLIPMY
- the dsbA gene encoding thiol:disulfide interchange protein DsbA, which translates into the protein MKKIWLALAGMILAFSASAAQFTDGKQYITLAKPVQGEPQVLEFFSFYCPHCYQFEHVLNVSGNVKKKLPEGVKMTKYHVEFLGPLGKQLTQAWAVAMALGVEDKISGPMFDGIQKTQTVNNEADVRKVFIDAGVKGEEYDAAWNSFVVKSLVAQQEKAAADLQLQGVPAMFVDGKYQLNPQGMDTNNMDAFVQEYANTVKFLVGKK
- a CDS encoding acyltransferase is translated as MSRLLATLTLFLSIPLAILVTVACSVPIILAGLLKLLLPVPAIWRVISRFCNFMMYCWCEGLALLLRLNPQIKWDVEGLEGLSQKNWYLLICNHRSWADIVILCVLLRKHIPVNKYFLKQQLAWVPFMGLACWALDMPFMKRYSRSYLIRHPEKRGRDVETTRKSCEKFRIWPTTIVNFVEGSRFTQEKRQQTRSPFRHLLAPKAAGIAMALNVLGSQFDKLLDVTLCYPQNTHNPFYDMLCGRLTRIVVRVNLVPITDELHGDYANDKNFKRRFQQWLNTLWAEKDDRLEAIKEEYKKAGQ
- the polA gene encoding DNA polymerase I — its product is MAQIAENPLILVDGSSYLYRAYHAFPPLTNSAGEPTGAMYGVLNMLRSLLLQYQPSHAAVVFDAKGKTFRDELFESYKSHRPPMPDDLRAQIEPLHQMVKAMGLPLLAVSGVEADDVIGTLAQEAERAGRHVLISTGDKDMAQLVTPAVTLINTMNNTILGPEEVVSKFGVPPELIIDFLALMGDSSDNIPGVPGVGEKTAQALLQGLGGLDVLYAQPEKIAELSFRGAKTMAAKLQQNEDMARLSFKLATIKTDVELELTCEQLEVQPPQANELLDMFRRYDFKRWTADVEAGTWLQAKGTKAAAATKPAINVEANAAEELTSALSYEHYVTILDEETLKSWIERLKKAPVIAFDTETDRLDNHTANLVGLSFAIEAGHAAYVPVGHDYLDAPDQLELNTVLALLKPLLEDESVRKVGQNLKYDRGILDNYGIELRGIAFDTMLESYILNSVAGRHDMDSLASRWLNHKTISFEEIAGKGKKQLTFNQIDLETAGRYAAEDADVTLQLHLKMWPQLEQEKGPLHVFQTIEMPLVPVLSRVERNGVKIDPAVLHAHSGELAERLVELEQKAHELAGEPFNLSSPKQLQTILFEKQGIKPLKKTPGGAPSTSEEVLEELALDYPLPKVILEYRGLAKLKSTYTDKLPLMINEKTGRVHTSYHQAVTATGRLSSTEPNLQNIPVRNEEGRRIRQAFIAPEDYTIVAADYSQIELRIMAHLSRDKGLLQAFAQGKDIHRATAAEVFGLPLDSVSSEQRRSAKAINFGLIYGMSAFGLSRQLNIPRKESQRYMDLYFERYPGVLAYMERTRQQAKEQGYVETLDGRRLWLPDITSSNAARRAGAERAAINAPMQGTAADIIKRAMIAVDAWLEKEKPRVKMIMQVHDELVFEVHKDDVEAVSQKIHELMEGSMTLDVPLLVEVGSGKNWGEAH